A region of Hydrogenimonas cancrithermarum DNA encodes the following proteins:
- the rpoC gene encoding DNA-directed RNA polymerase subunit beta': MKKLVPIEVTEENRPKDIKAIQLRLASPEKILSWSYGEVKKPETINYRTLKPERDGLFCAKIFGPVRDYECLCGKYKKMRYKGVVCEKCGVEVTTSKVRRYRMGHIDLVTPVAHIWYVNSLPSRIGTLLGVKMKDLERVLYYEAYIVENPGEASYDNEGKAPVLKYDILNEEQFQSLFQRFGDSGFHAEMGGEVIKRLLSDLDLAELFHTLKEEVEKTGSEAKRKTFVKRLKVIESFLNSNNRPEWMMLDVLPVLPPDLRPLVALDGGKFAVSDVNDLYRRVINRNQRLKRLMELDAPEIIIRNEKRMLQESVDALFDNGRRGNAVKGANKRPLKSLSEVIKGKQGRFRQNLLGKRVDFSGRSVIVVGPNLRMDQCGLPKNMALELFKPHLLAKLEEKGYATTLKAAKNMIEQKTNEVWECLQEIVDEYPVMLNRAPTLHKLSIQAFHPVLIDGKAIQLHPLVCAAFNADFDGDQMAVHVPLGQEAIAECKLLMLSSMNILLPASGKAITVPSQDMVLGLYYLSLERKDVKGSNKLFANVKEVLTALDGEHLDINARVRTMVDGRVVYTTAGRLILKSILPDFVPEHMWNKVLKKKDIGLLIDHVYKFGGLEITAEFLDNLKDLGFKYATMAGISISADDIRIPDAKYKLVDDAKKRVREIQQQYSAGLLTEQERYNKIVDVWTDTNNAVAEEMMKLIREDKDGFNSIFMMADSGARGSAAQIRQLAGMRGLMAKPDGSIIETPIVSNFKEGLNVLEYFISTHGARKGLADTALKTANAGYLTRKLIDVAQNVKVTMEDCGTHEGVEITDITIGSEMIEPLEDRVHGRVLADDVIDPISNEILISEGTLIDDEKAQLIKDAGVRAVTIRTPITCKAPNGVCSKCYGLNMGEGKHVKVGEAIGIIAAQSIGEPGTQLTLRTFHIGGTASSEKAERQAIATKEGFIRYYNLKTYSSREGKLLVANRRNAGILLVEPKIKAPFSGELTVQTIHEEVILTLKNGDEKVRYALRKSDVAKPNELAGVSGKIEGKFYLPHASGTKVEEHDSIVEVIKDGWNVPNRIPYAAELRVKDGAPVTQTIKAGENGTLKYFQLKGDYLERYTGVNVGDKVEEKGLFAVVADDEGREANRHYIARGSIIKVGDDEKVTADTVIAEPVSTEHTIIAEWDPYTDPIIAEANGKVTFEDIIPGITASEQFDEITGQTRLEINEYTPPGYKPAIVLATENGDIIRYTMEPKTAIYIQDGQDVHIADIIAKTPKAVAKSRDITGGLPRVSELFEARRPKDPALIAEIDGVVAFGKPLRGKERIIITDENGQTSEYLVDKNRQILVHNGEFVHAGEKLTDGTVSSHDILRILGEKALHYYMVSEIQQVYRRQGVNISDKHIEIIYSQMLRQVRIVDSGNTKFIAGDLVSRRQFTEENERIMKLGGEPAIAEPVLVGITRAAVSSDSFISAASFQDTTKVLTEASISAKIDPLEDLKENVIIGRLIPVGTGLYRQDKVKLERGVD; this comes from the coding sequence ATGAAGAAACTGGTTCCAATTGAAGTAACGGAAGAGAATCGTCCGAAAGATATCAAGGCGATTCAGCTCAGACTGGCATCTCCGGAGAAGATTCTCTCCTGGAGCTACGGTGAAGTCAAAAAGCCCGAAACGATCAACTACCGAACACTGAAACCCGAGCGCGACGGCCTCTTCTGTGCGAAGATTTTCGGTCCTGTCAGGGATTATGAATGTCTCTGCGGAAAGTACAAGAAGATGCGCTACAAAGGTGTCGTATGCGAAAAATGTGGCGTCGAGGTTACAACGTCGAAAGTTCGCCGTTACCGTATGGGCCACATCGATCTGGTCACTCCGGTCGCGCATATCTGGTATGTCAATTCGCTGCCAAGCCGTATTGGGACGCTTCTTGGCGTTAAAATGAAAGATCTCGAGCGTGTACTCTACTATGAAGCGTACATTGTCGAAAATCCGGGCGAAGCGAGTTATGACAACGAGGGGAAAGCACCCGTTCTGAAATACGACATTCTCAACGAAGAGCAGTTCCAGTCACTTTTCCAGCGCTTTGGCGACAGCGGATTCCATGCGGAGATGGGCGGAGAGGTCATCAAGCGTCTTCTGTCGGATCTCGATCTCGCCGAACTCTTCCATACTCTGAAAGAAGAGGTCGAAAAAACCGGAAGCGAAGCGAAGCGAAAAACCTTTGTTAAGCGTCTCAAAGTGATCGAATCGTTTCTGAACTCCAACAACCGTCCCGAGTGGATGATGCTCGACGTTCTGCCGGTTCTACCTCCGGATCTTCGCCCGCTCGTCGCGCTCGATGGCGGCAAGTTCGCTGTTTCGGACGTCAACGATCTCTATCGCCGGGTTATCAACCGCAACCAGCGACTCAAGCGCCTGATGGAGCTCGATGCGCCGGAGATCATTATCCGAAACGAAAAGCGCATGCTCCAGGAGTCGGTCGATGCACTCTTCGACAATGGCCGCCGTGGCAATGCCGTCAAAGGCGCCAACAAACGACCGCTCAAATCGCTCAGCGAAGTGATCAAGGGTAAACAGGGACGTTTCCGACAGAACCTTCTGGGTAAACGTGTCGATTTCTCGGGACGTTCTGTTATTGTCGTCGGCCCGAATCTTCGTATGGACCAGTGCGGTCTGCCGAAAAACATGGCGCTCGAACTCTTCAAACCGCATCTTCTTGCGAAACTCGAAGAGAAGGGTTATGCGACGACGCTCAAAGCCGCAAAAAATATGATCGAGCAGAAGACGAACGAAGTATGGGAGTGTCTGCAGGAGATTGTCGACGAGTATCCCGTTATGCTCAACCGTGCGCCGACACTGCACAAACTCTCGATCCAGGCCTTCCATCCGGTTCTGATCGATGGGAAAGCGATTCAGCTCCATCCACTCGTCTGTGCGGCCTTCAACGCCGACTTCGACGGCGACCAGATGGCGGTCCACGTACCGCTTGGTCAGGAGGCGATCGCCGAGTGTAAACTCTTGATGCTCAGCTCCATGAACATCCTGCTGCCTGCAAGCGGCAAGGCGATCACGGTTCCGAGCCAGGATATGGTCCTGGGACTCTATTATCTTTCGCTCGAGCGTAAGGATGTCAAGGGCTCCAACAAGCTCTTCGCCAACGTCAAAGAGGTCCTTACGGCACTCGATGGCGAGCACCTCGACATCAATGCACGTGTCCGCACGATGGTCGATGGCCGCGTTGTCTATACGACGGCGGGCCGCCTGATCCTCAAGTCGATTCTTCCTGACTTCGTTCCCGAGCATATGTGGAACAAAGTGTTGAAGAAGAAAGATATCGGGTTGCTTATCGACCATGTCTACAAATTCGGCGGCCTCGAGATTACGGCGGAGTTCCTCGACAATCTCAAGGACCTCGGTTTCAAATATGCGACGATGGCAGGGATTTCGATCTCCGCCGACGATATCCGTATTCCGGATGCGAAGTACAAACTGGTCGACGATGCGAAGAAGCGTGTCCGTGAAATTCAGCAGCAGTACAGTGCGGGACTTTTGACGGAGCAGGAGCGCTACAACAAGATCGTCGACGTCTGGACCGACACGAACAACGCCGTCGCAGAAGAGATGATGAAACTGATCCGTGAAGACAAAGATGGCTTCAACTCGATCTTTATGATGGCCGACTCCGGGGCACGTGGTTCTGCCGCACAGATTCGCCAGCTCGCAGGTATGCGCGGACTTATGGCGAAACCGGACGGATCGATTATCGAAACGCCGATCGTCTCGAACTTTAAAGAGGGTCTGAACGTTCTGGAATACTTCATTTCGACCCACGGTGCGCGTAAAGGTCTCGCGGATACGGCGCTCAAAACGGCGAATGCCGGTTACCTGACCCGTAAACTGATCGACGTCGCGCAGAACGTCAAGGTCACGATGGAGGATTGTGGAACGCACGAAGGTGTCGAAATTACCGACATCACGATCGGTTCCGAGATGATCGAGCCACTCGAAGACCGTGTCCACGGCCGTGTCCTTGCCGACGACGTCATCGATCCGATCAGCAATGAAATTCTGATCTCCGAGGGAACGTTGATCGACGATGAAAAAGCGCAGCTTATCAAAGATGCAGGTGTCCGTGCCGTTACGATCCGTACGCCGATCACATGTAAAGCACCGAACGGTGTCTGCTCGAAATGTTACGGTCTCAACATGGGTGAAGGAAAACATGTCAAGGTGGGCGAAGCGATCGGTATCATCGCGGCTCAGTCGATTGGGGAGCCGGGTACGCAGCTGACGCTTCGAACCTTCCACATCGGTGGTACGGCATCGAGCGAGAAGGCGGAGCGTCAGGCGATTGCAACCAAAGAGGGCTTCATTCGCTACTATAACCTGAAGACCTACTCGAGTCGTGAAGGCAAACTTCTGGTAGCCAACCGTCGAAATGCCGGTATCCTTCTGGTCGAGCCGAAAATCAAAGCCCCTTTCAGCGGAGAGTTGACGGTTCAGACGATTCATGAAGAGGTGATCCTGACGCTCAAGAATGGCGACGAAAAGGTCCGTTACGCACTGCGCAAGAGCGACGTTGCCAAGCCGAATGAACTCGCGGGTGTCAGCGGCAAGATCGAAGGAAAATTCTATCTTCCGCATGCCAGCGGAACGAAAGTCGAGGAGCACGATTCGATCGTCGAGGTGATAAAAGACGGCTGGAATGTCCCGAATCGTATTCCGTATGCGGCGGAACTACGCGTAAAAGATGGCGCACCAGTGACGCAGACGATCAAAGCGGGTGAAAACGGAACACTCAAATACTTCCAGCTTAAAGGTGACTACCTCGAGCGATACACAGGCGTGAATGTCGGTGACAAAGTGGAAGAGAAAGGCCTTTTCGCCGTCGTTGCGGATGACGAAGGGCGCGAAGCGAATCGCCACTATATCGCACGCGGTTCGATCATCAAGGTAGGTGACGACGAGAAAGTGACGGCCGATACCGTTATCGCGGAGCCGGTGAGCACCGAACATACGATCATCGCCGAGTGGGACCCTTATACCGATCCGATCATCGCAGAAGCGAACGGAAAGGTGACGTTCGAAGATATCATTCCGGGGATTACGGCGAGCGAGCAGTTCGACGAAATTACCGGACAGACACGTCTCGAGATCAACGAGTATACACCGCCTGGGTACAAGCCTGCAATCGTCCTGGCAACGGAGAACGGCGATATTATCCGCTATACGATGGAGCCGAAAACGGCGATCTACATCCAGGATGGCCAGGACGTGCATATCGCGGACATTATCGCGAAGACGCCGAAAGCGGTCGCGAAATCGCGCGACATTACCGGGGGTCTTCCTCGGGTCAGCGAACTATTCGAAGCGCGTCGTCCGAAAGATCCGGCGCTCATTGCCGAGATCGACGGAGTCGTGGCGTTCGGAAAACCGCTTCGCGGCAAGGAACGCATCATCATCACGGATGAAAATGGCCAGACCAGCGAATACCTTGTCGACAAGAACCGGCAGATTCTCGTTCACAACGGCGAATTCGTCCATGCGGGTGAGAAACTGACCGACGGTACGGTTTCCAGCCACGATATTCTCAGAATTCTCGGTGAAAAAGCGCTGCACTACTATATGGTCAGCGAGATTCAGCAAGTCTACCGACGCCAGGGGGTCAATATCTCCGACAAGCATATCGAGATCATCTACTCGCAGATGCTTCGCCAGGTGCGTATCGTCGACAGTGGGAACACGAAATTTATCGCGGGCGATCTTGTGAGCAGACGGCAGTTTACGGAAGAGAACGAGCGCATTATGAAGTTGGGCGGCGAGCCGGCCATCGCCGAACCTGTTCTTGTCGGTATTACGCGTGCGGCTGTCAGTTCCGACAGTTTCATTTCGGCGGCATCTTTCCAGGATACGACGAAGGTTCTGACCGAAGCGAGTATCTCTGCGAAGATCGATCCGCTTGAAGACCTGAAAGAGAACGTCATCATTGGACGACTCATTCCCGTGGGAACAGGCCTTTACAGGCAGGACAAAGTGAAGTTGGAAAGAGGAGTGGATTGA
- the rpsL gene encoding 30S ribosomal protein S12 — MPTINQLVRRERKKVIKKSKSPALVKCPQRRGVCTRVYTTTPKKPNSALRKVAKVRLTSGFEVISYIPGEGHNLQEHSIVLVRGGRVKDLPGVKYHIVRGALDTAGVANRRVSRSKYGTKRPK, encoded by the coding sequence GTGCCTACCATCAACCAATTGGTTCGTAGAGAACGCAAAAAGGTCATCAAAAAATCTAAGTCTCCGGCATTGGTCAAGTGTCCGCAACGACGCGGCGTTTGTACACGTGTCTACACAACAACACCGAAGAAACCGAACTCGGCCCTTCGTAAAGTTGCGAAAGTCCGTCTGACAAGCGGTTTCGAAGTGATCAGCTATATCCCGGGAGAGGGACACAACCTCCAAGAACACAGCATCGTGCTGGTTCGCGGCGGCCGTGTAAAAGACCTTCCGGGTGTTAAGTACCATATCGTCCGTGGTGCGCTCGATACTGCCGGTGTTGCGAATCGCCGCGTATCACGCTCCAAATACGGTACCAAACGCCCTAAATAA
- the rpsG gene encoding 30S ribosomal protein S7, translating into MRRRRAPVREVMPDPIYNSKVVTKFINGIMLDGKKSVAETVMYSALKIAEEKTGKKGIEVFDEAIENVKPLMEVKSRRVGGATYQVPIEVRPVRQQALAIRWIIDAARKRNERTMAARLANELIEASEKRGSAYKKKEDTYKMAEANKAFAHYRW; encoded by the coding sequence ATGAGAAGACGACGAGCACCGGTTCGTGAAGTGATGCCTGACCCGATTTACAACTCTAAAGTGGTCACCAAGTTTATCAACGGAATTATGCTTGACGGCAAAAAATCCGTTGCAGAAACAGTAATGTACAGTGCTTTGAAGATCGCCGAAGAGAAGACCGGCAAAAAAGGGATCGAAGTTTTTGATGAAGCGATCGAAAACGTCAAACCATTGATGGAAGTCAAGAGCCGACGCGTCGGTGGTGCGACTTACCAAGTGCCGATCGAAGTTCGTCCGGTTCGCCAGCAGGCACTCGCGATCCGATGGATTATCGACGCTGCACGAAAGCGCAACGAACGCACCATGGCTGCACGCCTTGCGAATGAACTGATCGAAGCAAGCGAAAAACGCGGTTCGGCATACAAGAAAAAAGAAGATACCTACAAAATGGCAGAGGCGAACAAAGCGTTCGCACACTACCGATGGTAA